The window TCGCGACGTCAAGCGTATTGATCAATAAGATTCACCAAAACTCCCTGTGGGGTTTCCGAACAAACTGGCACAGCATCCCGACCGATTGCCCTCAGCGCGACGAGCGGCAGGGTTGGATGGGCGACGCGCACATGACCGCCGATATGGGTCTGTACAACTTCGTCTCGGAAACGGCTTATCGCAAGTTCTTGCGCGATATTGCCGCTCAACAGGGCGAGGATGGCCGAGTAGCCGATACCGTGCCGTTTATTTGGGGCACCAATCCCGGCGATCCGATGTGGGCGGTCGCCTATTGCCGTCTGGCATGGGAGACCTATCGGCACACGGGCGACGAGCGCATTTTGGCCGAGCATTACGACGGTGTGAAAAACTACCTTGAGCTTCTGATTCGCGAGGCGAAGGGCGGCCTGATCTCGCGCAGCAACTATGGCGATTGGGTGGCTGTTGAGGAGACGCCGAAAGACCTCGTTTCTGCCGCCGCTTACTATTGGACGGCGGATACCGTGCGTCAGATTGCGATTGCGCTGGACCGACGAGACGATACGGCGCGCTATCAGAAGCTTTGCGCTGACATTGCCGCGCAGTTTCACGCCAAGTACTTCAACGCAGCGGCCAGGGCCTATGGCAATGGCACGCAGACGGCGAACGCGCTGCCTCTGGCGCTGGGCATCGTGCCGGCCGAGCACAAAGCCGCCGTTCTCAATTCTCTGCGCCAGGACATCCTGATCAAACGCAACGGGCACATCAGCACGGGCTTTATCGGCACGCCGTTCCTGCTGAGCGCCTTGACCGAGAACGGCATGGCGGATGTCGCATTCGAGATGGTTGCCAAAGAGGATTACCCCGGTTGGGGCTTTATGGTTAAGAACGATGCGACGACCATCTGGGAGCTTTGGAAACTGGAAACCGGCCCGGGGATGAACTCGCACAATCATCCCGCGTTTGGGCTGGTAAGCGGCTGGTTCTTTTCGACTATCCTTGGGCTTCGGCCGGCGGAGAGCGCGGCGGGCTGGGCAACCGTGCTGGCGCGGCCCCAGTTTGTATTTGGGCTAGAATGGGCAGAGGGATCGATCGAAACCGCCCGCGGCGCGGTAAGCCTGCGATGGGAACGGAAAGAAAGCGGATTTAAGGTCGAACTGACCGTACCGGCGAACAGCGAGGCCCTGTTTGAGATGCCCAAGAAGGGCAAGCGACTGACGGAGACCGGGCGGTTGGTCTGGCAAGAGGGGAAGTTCGAACAGGGCCGCGATGGAGTGTTCCCTGTCGGCGAGGATGCTCTGGTTCTTCGACTAAAGGTTCAGTCTGGCCGGTATGTGTTTGAGATTGGGGATTAGTCAGCCGACCTTATTGGCAACAGTCGTGCCCGAACACGACTCTGGTCGATCGTGAGCAAGGCGCCAGCTTTCAGTTCCGATGCAAATTGTCGTAGCGCACGCACCACAATTTCGCCAGATTGAGAAGGAAGTAAGAGCGGCAAGCGCAGTTGGACGACGCTAGGAGTTTCATGGCCGCCTATGGCCAACAGTGCGCCAAAGTCCAGATCGTGAGTTAGAATCACAGCGGCATGGCCGATTGCCCAAGTCAAAAGAGACTCATCGGGCGCAGTCAACTCGCCGATTTCGCTCCAATGGTGCGCCTCAATCCCCAAAGCCCTGAGAAAATCAATCCAGGGCTAAGATTAACGTCTACTAGAACGGTCATGTCCCGGCGATAGTCACTCCTGCCTCTTCGGTTCGCCACGCCGCATATGCCAGCGCCTCTCTTACATCCTCTTCCTCAAGATAGGGATAAGCCTCCAACACCTCTTGCCACGAAAGACCCGAAGCAAGCAAACCCAATATGGCTCCCACCGTAATCCTCATGCCTCTGATGCAAGGCTTTCCGCCCATTACGCGAGGATCTCGAGTTATTCTATTCAGACGTTCCATTTGATCTCATTATACCGATCAGCCCCCAACCGCCTTCTTCACCAATGCCGATATCTTCTTTTCCTCCGCCGCCGTAACCGCATTCAACCCAAAGGAGGTCGGCCACATCGCTCCCTCGTCCAGCATCGCCACATCGCAAAATCCAAGCGACGCATACCGAGTCTTGAACTTCGACGCGGCCTGAAAGAAGCACAGCACCTTGCCATCCTTGGAGTAGGCCGGCATTCCATACCAAAGCCTTGGCGCGAGAGCAGGCGCGACCTTTCTTATAATTGCGTGAAGCCGCTCACCAATCGTCCTATCCGGCTCCGGCATCGCCGCTATTTTGGCCAGCACGTCCGCCTCTGCGTCGCCCTTCTTCCCTTTGCGCGCCTCGGCCTTCAGTTCCTCTGCGCGCTCCTTCATCGCTGCTTTTTCTTCTTCGGTGAATCCCTTCGACTTTTTCGCGCTCATGCCTGATTCTATCATGTTTGGATATGCTAAACTCGATTCATGTCCATTATCGAACTGCCTTTGCCTCAAGAGATCGTGGCTTCGTTGCCCGGGGCCGCAAACGACGGCGCCGGGTTGGTCGGCGTGAGCGCAAACGACTCACCCGAAAAAATTGTCGAGGCCCTCAACGAGTTCATCGGCAATCCGCCAAAAGCCGGGTTGTTCAAGCGAATCGACAACTGGAACGAAAGAGCGATGCCGCTAGGCGCCCTTTGGGGTCAACAGCTTGTTCGCAAGTTTGGATGGGAATGGGCTTTAGTCGATTTTGAAGGCGATCGGTATGTCGGCGCGTTCGACCGGCAACGCAGCATGGGCGTCCTTCCTTTCGACTACGTTTTTGAGACCTTAGAACAACGCGAGACGCCGACGATTCTGCTCGGTTTCAACATGATCGCCGAAGGCGCGCTGCCAAAGTTCGAAGGTAGATCGTACACCAACATCATGGAAGGCATCCAGCATATCGTGGAGCCGGAGTAGCTTTGTCTTAGGGAGCCCGCCACCCCGGCACGTTTAGACCCAGAATAATGTCCCGCCGGACCATCCACACATCGCCCTCTTTGGTCGGCGTTGCAAGTCCGCTTCCTCCTCGCTTTGGTTCAGGCTCCGGCCGAGCGCGCTTTAAGAGAGGATCGTCGGCGAACCGTACGTCCGAGATCCAGTAGGTGCAACGTCCCGGCTCGATGACGTGCATGTGGATGTGCTCTGGGTCGGCGCCGCCGGGATAGGCGCCCGGGCGAATCGTTTCAAACTCGTATCGCCCGTTAGCGTCGGTTTTGGCCCATCCTCGAAGCCGACCGTGCCGAGTCTCCGCGCGAGGGTATTGACCGTTCCGGTCTGTGTGATAAGCATAGACGATGATGCCCGGCGCTGGCGAGCCATCCTGGTTCTTGACAATGCCAGACAGCCGAAGCCGCATGC of the Armatimonadota bacterium genome contains:
- a CDS encoding DUF433 domain-containing protein, producing MERLNRITRDPRVMGGKPCIRGMRITVGAILGLLASGLSWQEVLEAYPYLEEEDVREALAYAAWRTEEAGVTIAGT
- a CDS encoding DUF1801 domain-containing protein, which gives rise to MSAKKSKGFTEEEKAAMKERAEELKAEARKGKKGDAEADVLAKIAAMPEPDRTIGERLHAIIRKVAPALAPRLWYGMPAYSKDGKVLCFFQAASKFKTRYASLGFCDVAMLDEGAMWPTSFGLNAVTAAEEKKISALVKKAVGG